TTTCATTCTTCACAGCTATACATGTGCCCACATTTCTGATCAAATCTAAAATAAAATTGCTCATTGAACCAATTACTGAAACAGATAAAAAGATCACATCTAATGCTTCCACGTCAAAAACTAAAACTAAGGCAACAAGTATTGAATAAGACAATAGGGCCAAACTAACCTCGACGGATCTCCATGAGCAGCCAACCATGGCTCCGCCATTGATGCTCCAAAGGCATCCGCTATGTGCCCGTGAGAATCAGATTTTTTCATATCTGCTTCTCCACGTCTGTTCCCCAATGACTTGCTACATTCAGCCAAATTGGCCTGCTTCGCCAGCCAATGCAGAGCTTTCAGCCCATCCTCAAATGCAGCTGGGTATCTATTCTCAGGAGATAACCTGTATCCAACTGCTAAAACAATGACATCACAAAGCTTTGCAATTCTTCTACAGAAGAAATCATTCGAAACCGAATCATTGCTCCCACTCACAAATCCCCCACCATGGAACTGTAACATCACCGGCAACTTCCTGCAATTTTTACCCGCGGGAGCATATCCTCTATAAACCCCATTTTCAGATTTCAAAGCAAGATCATCCACATTGCCTCCGTAGCTATTTCTCCTATGATTGAAACTATTTCTTTTATGATTGTCGGCGACATTATCAGTGGTAGCAGCCCCATAGCTGTTTCTACGTAGATCCGATCCTGAGAGAGAATCGGGTAATCGGGTCGAAGCCTTAGCCCTAGATTTAGATTGTGCCCTTAAATCAGAATCTGGAGATCCAAGAGAGGTCTCTGGAAGAAAGATTCTGATAGAAACAGAGGTGGTGGGATCTATATGTATATCCTTGGTGGCAACGCCGTCGGTGAAAAGAGGATTTGAAGCTGCAGTAGATTCCTCATCGGGACGTGACGTAACGCCGAAAGAAGTTCCCGCGGCGGGGATTTGGGTTCGGTTCTGCAACCGATGCTTTAACATAAACTTGAAGAAAACACTGTATAATTTCACGGCCACGCTTGGCATTTCCCTCCTCCTCCCTCTAGCTCCACCGCTCTCGCTATCACTCTCCCCAGGCCCCCGTAAGAGTTCCCGCCTCCTTCCCCCGAACCCCACACACACGTGATTAATAATCTAACAATTCCTTGTGTAAATTGAATatgaattgaattgaattgattttagttttagggttttggggaatGGATTGAGATTGAGGAAAAGGGAGGAGCAAGGATGGATTGCTAGCAGTAGCAGTAAAATTATGCGTGTTGGAAAAACAGCATTTCTAGAAAATTGGGACTAATTAATTGCGGCGTCTGCGGTAGATTTGtctcataattaattaattaatactcGGATAATACATTATTGCATCAATATTTATAACAAGTTACCAACTCAAttcttaatttaaatttttactactataaaaatacactttctatctttaaatttttacttGATCAAggatttgatataaatattcattaataatgcatgtctaaattattttaatttttataatcaCATACATATTGTGACATGTTAACCCTACGAGTCTCAAAAGTTGTATCCGTCTCTTTGTATTGCTTCCACAACATTTATTGAACTCAAATATTAATAGGCTGATTATTTGTATTGTCCCTAAGAAGATTGCCGGCGCCTATAAATAATTAGTTAGTATTGTTCTTTTGATTATGTTGCGTGTTGTTCTCAGAGTTAGAAGGGCTAACGGTTCATTCGAACTtctttctataaaaaaaaattacgtaTATTATTTATGCAGAGAGAGAGTAAATATTGAACTCTCTTGCTGGGTTTGGCGACAGAAAGCATAAGAGGAATTGAAAGTCAAAATCTTTCAAAACCATCAGCTATCATTCATACATTGATCATATGCACTCTTTTCATTACAACGAATGAAAAGGAAACTTCTAAAATAATCATTGCAAGCAGTGTGTGAATTCAAAAgaattactactactacttaaACGTTGCAACTTAATTATGTCAActtgatttgaatattatcaaAATTATCTACATATTTCATGCCAAGCTGCAATGTCAAAGCATATATTTTGACAGTACAGAGATTCAAGTGCAGCCTAAAGGAACTTACGACATATACCTGAAGTATGATGTTTTTCTAATCTCATCATACTGAACAACAAAGCAAACACCAAATTAACTCCAGCCACACGTGGACTGCAGACTATAAAATCTTGAGGTTCTCCGGTGTCACCATTCCATATGTACAGTCCTTGCCTCTATATGAGCATAGAGTTGGTATCCAACTCGATTTGTGTTACCATAAAGTGAGACCTGGGAAAGCAAAAATTTCAGGAAGTCTCGGTGTATGAACAAACGAGGAGACGCATTCACAGTTTCCTTCCTCAATTAGCATACTGGTCAGCTGATCAAGGGAAAAGCAACAGTAAGATTCAATCTCTAGCCAGATGGTGAATGAGGTGTTGTCCTACGAGAAACTAGCACTGGCTCATTGCTTGCAGCTTTCATTCCAGCAAGCTCCTCTAACCGTTTCCAAGTCATTTCACGTTTCATCTTTACCTCCTCTTCTTGGGCCTCgtcttcttcaaatttctgCAAACACTCTTCAAAGAGTTCAGAATCAATATCAGAGAAGATCTTGCGGACATTTAATGTCAAGCTTTGCACCGCCTGATTCCAGTGGACTCTAGCATTCTTCTCCAATGAAGGGAAGATTATCGGCAGTATAACTTTAGAATTCTGTTTGATTAGGTTCTCAACATGATCATTATTCCATAGGAACAAGGCCCTCTCAGCCACCTGAAGATGCAAAGTTAAAGAGGGTTAGAAAAAAGGCATTGGCGGATGTTACATCACCAAATTAATCCAGTCCATCTCATTCCATTAAACAAGCACACTATTTTTTCAGTTGATTGATCATTTTTCTATTTGATTCACAGCCATGAAAGCCAATATGTCCCTTCACAAGTTGTACGGTTATTTAATATCAAGTTGTTTCATTAGGCACAACTGAAAAACAGCAAACTAGAGTTATATCCAGCAGGAGGAAAAGCCATCAAGATGCAGCAAATTTAGTCTGCTTGTTGACCCACATAAATAGAAGTGAACTTCTGAAAAGCAACTCTCTCTCTGTGGCAATCCAGACTTTCCCCTTCTCATTTTTAGTATGTTTGGAAAGAGGGAGTAGCAAACGCAGGAAGGAAAATACAATTCAACAGAAAAAAGAGTCTCTTATTCATTCCTACTAGGCTGATAAGGAGCAGCATATTTTCTCCTGCTCAAGAACTTAAGGGATTCTGAAGAACCTCACTTCTCCTTTCACATTCTCCATGGATTTTGTATGAGCAAAGTTCAACTGGATTAGGTTTCAAACTTTTCTGACGAATTGCCCATGTAGACTATGCACCAACATACCCAAACTCTCCAAAAGGTATGTGAAATCTGGTGCTTattacttaaaaaataaaactagtgcATAATCATTCTTCCTCTAGCATTTACCTTATGATCACTGTTCTTTTTGTGAGCCAACAATGATAAAATTCGTCATTAGTAAAACTTTATTGCTTTTACGAACATGATTGCATTGCAAAAGTCAGGCTTAGGATCGTGACAATTATCAAAGGTTGCATGATCACATACTTTATTGCTGGTGCACTAATACCTTGCCGTAGAGCTGGTATGCAGACAGAATAtttttaaagtgctgaaagcgGGAGactaaaaaaatttcaaataaccAGGGTAAGTGTTGGTTTTTTAAAAGATAAAGCAGCAAAAAATTAAAGCATAGAAGAGCTTTAAATAGCCAACTTGAAAACATTATCTGCAGaaaattcaattttcaaattcatCCTAAACCTAGGCAACTTATTATGCTAAATATTTCTGCAGTAACTGTAGGCAAATTTCAACACTCCTTTGCTTTAGTTACTGCAACTTAAAAAATGttcctcctcaatttttgctttgGTTGTTGGTgcttaattattttgattttttttaacttgtaaaattttctatctttctttttcttcttttggtttTGTGCTTAAAAAACACTCTCAATAATATTGTCTTGTTTGTTAGCTTTTCTGAAAGTGTTTGGACAATGATAGGATTTGCAATGAGTTGTTGCAAGGATTTTTCCTCCACCACAACATCCCAAAACATAGGTTTCAAAATATGGTTTCATTCTTACTGGgcaaattagataattttcgTCGGTGAAAATTTGTTTGTCATGGTTGAAAATAGGTTAAAAAATGGTACCGGTAGTTTGTGCGCTAAAAATAGCCCGGACGGGTTAAAATTGGTTGAAAATAGTTCTTGAGAAGAACTCACCGATCCTGTAAATCAATGAGGCTCTTGATACTACTGttggtttttttaaaagatgggCAGCAAAAAAGCGTTTAAAATGTCTCTCAATGATTCTATTAAGCATAGAAGGGCTTTAATTAGCCAACTTGAAAACATAATCTGCataacaaaaattcaaaaaggcTAAATAATCTCAACAACTAAAACAACCTAATagaaattcaaatttcaaattcatcCTAAATCAAAGCAACTCATTATGCTAAAATTTACTGCAGTAACTAAAAGCAAATTTCAACAATAAGATTCCTCAAAACAAAGCAAGTTGTTTCAAAAACCAGGATTATGGCAATTTTTTACATCAATCCCAAACCTCAACAAGCTTCATTCAAAGTACAAACTTGATGCAAAATAAAGTTTGCActagatttaatgaagggtgaATCATTCATCTCCAACTTGATATTTCTCATTGATCTTTTGGCATCTGAGCTGTTCTCAACACAGCTTAAAAATATCCACAACTGTTTGTAAGTTTGATCTATAATAATGAATGGAGTAAATCAGTTAAAGACCAAAGGATGATATACTCAGTCACTCTAATGAAAAATCTGTCCGCTGAAATTACATATCTTGATGTGTATCTAACTGATGCCAGGAATAACCGATGGTAGGAACAGCCAAAATGGGTATAGTGATTTTTCTTTGACCCTAAAATGGGAAGGAAGAAAATGCCAAAGACGTCAAGGTTCAATGATGGAAGATAACAATATCATTGCTTTTGATTCAAGGAGGCATTGATCAACAATCAAGCATCCATACATATAACATGTCTCACATGCATGTGCGGGCTAATGTCACCAAAAAGTTGGAAAGGCTAATGAACTGGAAGGTGGTCACATCTCCAATAAGGTGGCCTTGGAGGTTAGACAGTGAGGTACAAGCTTTGTAGGAGAGTGATCGCATTCAAGAGTGGCACGCATAAAGGGGGATGGAGGACCAGAAACATCTCATTACCCTATGAATGTGGAACATCATAAAGGGAGAGAAGAGTTTAGCAACAACATCATTTTTACTGTTGGGAACGAAAATAGGATCAGTTTTTAGAAGCACAAGTAGTATGCAATGATACTTTGACAGTTGCTTTCCAGATCATGTATAATACATTGAGTTAGAAGGATATGACGATTCATCGTGTTTACAGGACACAAGAGCGGAGCTTATCAGCATAAGAGGCTCAGGATAACTCTACATGATATGGAGATAGGATATTCCAAAACATAATGGCATACTACAAAAGCAAAAACATGAAACGGTAGGAACAGGCCACGTGGAAATGGAAGTGAAGAGGGAATGAATTGTTCTGTATGAAGTCCTACTACTGCAGGTTACTTAAAAAGAGACGATGCAGGGGTTCACCTGTCATTTTAGATTCTCAGTGTGTCAGAAAAGATACTCAGTTCACTTAGTTAGAAGTAAGGTAATGGCTGAAAAAAACCGAGAAAAAAGGAAATCGTATTATTTAAACTAGTACTTTGTGCGCATGGTCAATAAAGGATGTATATCACTCACTGGTGCACTGCCATGCAAAATCAGCTTGGAATATAGTCGTCAATGCTGATTACAGTTAATGGTGAAATGCACAACGGACTTcagaagaaagagaagaagatgcTGAGCTTGGGATGCAGCTCCTTTGGACCTTGCAATAATACTTTGGAGAAAGAAGAATGGAAGAACATTTGAAGGTATTTAAAATGAATTTGTGAAGTTAAGGGCTTGGCTTTTGTTCTAGGTGAATTTTTGGTGCACTTATCGTGTCCCTGTTAGTGTAGATGATTGGCTGCAATTCTTAGAGAACCATGTTTTTCTACGGGTCCTCTACTCTTTTGTATGCCACTTCGTATATCCAAGTTTTCCAGCTAACATTAACTAACTTATTACATTGtcccaaaataacaaaaatgcTTGAAACAGAGAATGGACTTTACACCATATTCCAATTTCAACCTAAACTTGATCATAGATGATTGGCAACAACCATGATAGATGTGCAATACCGGCACCTGACATCTATTTTAGTTAAACATATACCTTGCATAAAAGGTGTTGTACTAATGAACAGTTTATTCAATATCATATTCAGAAAGCATATCAAGGTTCAGTCAGGCAAACCATGATTTATTTCAGGCAAAGAGCgaaggaaaagaaataaaataccaAATAACTGGAACTACTCACCTGAAAGTGTGAGCTGCTTAAACAACGACTGATCTGATGAAACAAAGGCACCATACAGCGCTGGAATTCTGGAGGCTGAGTTGCTTCTAGAACCTCCTCCAGCTCACCTAAGAACATTACTTCCTTGGAACTGTTTGTGATAGGCCAATATTTCAACAAACCTCTTATGACAGTGTCAGCGAGCTTGCAATCCTTCTCCACAAATTGTGTTATGCAGTAAGATAACTGCTGATGATACATGTATACACACTTCGGTTTATGAAGTGGAATAAGAGCTCGAACAAGGAACAACTTGTGCTCTTCCTTCAGTGGAAGTGCAAATCCATTGATTATACTGCCCAAAATTTCTAAAAGTTCTGCTATTCCATTATGCTTCTCAGTTTCAAAGATAAACCGGTAAAATATATTGTTGATTGATTTCCTAATGAAAGGGCGGTGCACCATGAATTTTCCATATATGCGGTGCAGAACCGTCTTCAAGAACTCCCTTTCTCTTGGATCTTCTGAATCAAAGAGATCTAATAACCTTAGAACAAAAGAGTGATCAACGTATCGCTTAGCCAATTTTGCATCTGTCTCCGGCGATGCCACAAATCTGAGAAAGAACTCATACACAATTTGCAGATGTGGCCATGCAGGATCCATCAAGGGTTCGTCTTCTTCTAAGTCAAAAGCTTCCAATACTTTGTTTTCACGAGGTTGAGGAGTAAGAGGCCTGAACAGATTTAAATACAccattttaattatttcttgaaTGACAGTTTCTGTGAATTTTCCATTCGCAGAACTAATATAATCAACAAGCTCCACTAATGTCTGCCGCTTGATGTCTTTTTCTTTCAAGTGTTTTGTTGGGTCAGTAAAGTCAAATAACACACAGCACAAGTTCAGTTTTTTGATGAACAAGTTTTGCTTCTCAGCACTTGGTACATCTTTAAAACTAGGCAAGGTCTCATACGGAAAAACTGTTGCACTTCCATTCACCTTAGCATTTGCAGCCTGTGGTGGCCTATCTCCATGATTCGGTCCTAAAGTCGAAGAAGTGACTCCTGAAACAGTAGTGGTACTTGAATTTCCTGACCGCGCACTAGACAAATCACTGCTTCTAGAACTAGTTGAAGCATTTGACGGTGATGCAGAGCTTCCTCCATCACGATTTTCTGCTGACTTGGAAGGCTTTCTAGGCAGCCTATTGAGTATCTGTTTGATCATCACTTGAAAATATGATCTTCTGGTCGTAATGTTTTACTGATTGAAACACTCTCGAAACAGAACTTTCATCAATCTGAAAGGTCTAAGCAGCAAAACCAATTGTTAGCAAGCCAGTGCAGATCTCATCCACCCCAAATCCTTATCTTCCACCACCCAAAACCAATATACAAGCTCTACATGAAACCACAGACGCGTCTGGCTAGACGAATAAAACTCCTTTTCAtctgaaaaaaaaataacaaaaaaggaagttaaatgaagaaatctcatGTAGAAAAGAGCTAAAAACATCAACACTTGTCACCTAATCCCTTTACTTATTTTCTCTTGATAAAGTAAGTAAACAACTCCACACTACGAAAGTTCTGTGAAATACGAAATTTTCAGGAAGCCTATAAATCCATCTTTTCTGGAGAAAATATGATGTGCACTTCCATTTAACAATACAAAAGATGTATTCTTGGTGAACTAAAAAGTGTAAAAGGCAAAACCCAGATGCaggaaattattttaattcACAAACAAGCATCAATAATCTGaatcaaaaactgaaaaatcTTAGCTATCCATGCTAGCTAGCTGTCAACCAGAAAAAGAATGGGTGAGGTGCATTAAACCTTTGTTCTTCTTTTTAGCTGAAGACTTGGGGCTGTTCAGCTAGGTCAAAGAATATTAAGATCTGGGCAAATGATGTACGGAACCCTTCCAAGAATCACAAAAAAGTAGGTCAATAAAGATCAAAAAGCAGCACTCAGATATAAAAATGAGTTGTTAATGAAAAGATTGGAACTTTACAGAGTTGGGGTTAGTGATCGAAATCTAAAAACAGCCCCAACTGAGGAAAGATAGGGAAAGGGGTGTGTGATGGGATTAGACAAAAGCAATTTCTGGTTGTTGTTTATGATGCTGAGGATGTGTTTGGTTAGCTACAAttattctctcttcttttttttcctatgaTATTTGCTTTTCTCTCTAATTTTTTTacctccttttcttttcttcttagaTTTATAATA
The sequence above is a segment of the Solanum dulcamara chromosome 11, daSolDulc1.2, whole genome shotgun sequence genome. Coding sequences within it:
- the LOC129873771 gene encoding probable carboxylesterase 16 isoform X2, with the protein product MPSVAVKLYSVFFKFMLKHRLQNRTQIPAAGTSFGVTSRPDEESTAASNPLFTDGVATKDIHIDPTTSVSIRIFLPETSLGSPDSDLRAQSKSRAKASTRLPDSLSGSDLRRNSYGAATTDNVADNHKRNSFNHRRNSYGGNVDDLALKSENGVYRGYAPAGKNCRKLPVMLQFHGGGFVSGSNDSVSNDFFCRRIAKLCDVIVLAVGYRLSPENRYPAAFEDGLKALHWLAKQANLAECSKSLGNRRGEADMKKSDSHGHIADAFGASMAEPWLAAHGDPSRCVLLGVSCGGNIANYVARKAVEAGNLLDPVKVVAQVLMYPFFIGNVPTHSEIKLANSYFYDKAMCVLAWKLFLPEGEFDLDHPAANPLVAGRGGPPLKRMPPTLTIIAEHDWMRDRAIAYSEELRKVNVDAPVLEYKDAVHEFATLDMLLKTPQAQACAEDIAIWVKKHISLRGHEFSY
- the LOC129873771 gene encoding probable carboxylesterase 16 isoform X1, which translates into the protein MPSVAVKLYSVFFKFMLKHRLQNRTQIPAAGTSFGVTSRPDEESTAASNPLFTDGVATKDIHIDPTTSVSIRIFLPETSLGSPDSDLRAQSKSRAKASTRLPDSLSGSDLRRNSYGAATTDNVADNHKRNSFNHRRNSYGGNVDDLALKSENGVYRGYAPAGKNCRKLPVMLQFHGGGFVSGSNDSVSNDFFCRRIAKLCDVIVLAVGYRLSPENRYPAAFEDGLKALHWLAKQANLAECSKSLGNRRGEADMKKSDSHGHIADAFGASMAEPWLAAHGDPSSRCVLLGVSCGGNIANYVARKAVEAGNLLDPVKVVAQVLMYPFFIGNVPTHSEIKLANSYFYDKAMCVLAWKLFLPEGEFDLDHPAANPLVAGRGGPPLKRMPPTLTIIAEHDWMRDRAIAYSEELRKVNVDAPVLEYKDAVHEFATLDMLLKTPQAQACAEDIAIWVKKHISLRGHEFSY
- the LOC129872896 gene encoding serine/threonine protein phosphatase 2A 57 kDa regulatory subunit B' theta isoform-like is translated as MIKQILNRLPRKPSKSAENRDGGSSASPSNASTSSRSSDLSSARSGNSSTTTVSGVTSSTLGPNHGDRPPQAANAKVNGSATVFPYETLPSFKDVPSAEKQNLFIKKLNLCCVLFDFTDPTKHLKEKDIKRQTLVELVDYISSANGKFTETVIQEIIKMVYLNLFRPLTPQPRENKVLEAFDLEEDEPLMDPAWPHLQIVYEFFLRFVASPETDAKLAKRYVDHSFVLRLLDLFDSEDPREREFLKTVLHRIYGKFMVHRPFIRKSINNIFYRFIFETEKHNGIAELLEILGSIINGFALPLKEEHKLFLVRALIPLHKPKCVYMYHQQLSYCITQFVEKDCKLADTVIRGLLKYWPITNSSKEVMFLGELEEVLEATQPPEFQRCMVPLFHQISRCLSSSHFQVAERALFLWNNDHVENLIKQNSKVILPIIFPSLEKNARVHWNQAVQSLTLNVRKIFSDIDSELFEECLQKFEEDEAQEEEVKMKREMTWKRLEELAGMKAASNEPVLVSRRTTPHSPSG